The Archocentrus centrarchus isolate MPI-CPG fArcCen1 chromosome 12, fArcCen1, whole genome shotgun sequence genome includes a window with the following:
- the LOC115789781 gene encoding rhotekin-like isoform X4 produces MNDNTQDEEVLQHIEREVRMREGTCKLLAACSQREQALEASKSLLTCNARILALLSQLQRMRKVQILQSVGRRASEDLVPCTGKVALSDLRIPLMWKDSEYFKNKGELHRCAVFCLIQCGTQIHDTDLVMVDRTLTDICFEDTVIFSEVSPGFQLRVELYSSCVVEDFSPGAIGSWRVSRLGGSLGCSSGKKIRAAFESAAVCASISSGGDARPGSVPPPLSPDLLTLGPKYNLLAHTTLRIEHVREGFKTHDLSLSATEDSPFWLPLYGSMCCRLVAQPLCMIQPVISGQIKVKLEEDFNYSESVYGVLKRQTLLCYQSQEDLASEDNPMLVIPIRKDTLICMPESDPAHCQNIYINTERQGEDVTYVLTTHTPEDTQRWRMALCQHVYNMTTPSSPRKHTVVPDLSTDVQTLLSTYYKESY; encoded by the exons ATGAATGACAACACACAG GATGAGGAGGTGCTTCAGCACATTGAGAGGGAGGTACGGATGCGTGAAGGAACCTGTAAGCTACTGGCAGCTTGCTCCCAGAGGGAGCAGGCCCTGGAGGCCTCCAAGAGCCTTCTAACCTGCAATGCCCGCATTCTGGCCTTGCTCAGCCAACTACAGAGGATGAGGAAAGTGCAAATCCTGCAGAGTGTGGGACGCAG GGCATCTGAAGATCTGGTGCCATGTACAGGGAAAGTAGCACTTTCGG ACCTGCGAATCCCTCTCATGTGGAAAGACTCAGAGTACTTCAAAAACAAAGGAG agctgcatcGCTGTGCTGTGTTCTGCCTGATTCAGTGCGGCACACAGATCCATGACACTGACCTGGTGATGGTAGACAGGACGTTAACTGACATCTGTTTTGAAGACACTGTCATATT CAGCGAGGTAAGTCCAGGGTTTCAGCTTCGTGTTGAGCTGTACAGCAGTTGCGTGGTCGAAGATTTTTCCCCGGGGGCGATAGGATCCTGGAGAGTGAGCCGTCTGGGGGGCTCTTTGGGATGCTCCTCTGGGAAAAAGATCCGTGCCGCATTTGAGTCCGCAGCTGTTTGCGCATCCATTTCCAGCGGAGGAGATGCAAGACCTGGAAGTGTGCCACCACCATTATCACCCGACCTGCTGACACT GGGCCCTAAGTACAACCTTTTGGCTCACACAACTCTGAGAATTGAACACGTCCGGGAAGGTTTCAAGACACATGATTTGTCACTTTCAGCAACAG AGGATAGTCCATTCTGGCTGCCCTTGTATGGAAGTATGTGCTGTCGCTTAGTTGCTCAGCCTCTGTGCATGATTCAGCCAGTGATAAGTGGCCAAATCAAAGTCAAG CTTGAAGAGGACTTTAATTATTCAGAAAGTGTCTATGGCGTCCTCAAGAGGCAAACTCTTCTCTGTTATCAAAGTCAAGAAGACCTGGCGTCTGAGGACAATCCGATGCTTGTAATTCCAATCAGAAAG gaTACCCTTATCTGTATGCCGGAGAGCGATCCTGCCCATTGCcagaatatatatatcaatacagAACGTCAAGGGGAGGATGTAACTTATGtgctcaccacacacacaccggaAGACACGCAGCGCTGGAGGATGGCCCTCTGTCAGCATGTCTATAACATGA